A genomic region of Caenorhabditis elegans chromosome V contains the following coding sequences:
- the chw-1 gene encoding CHp/Wrch Rho-like protein homolog (Product from WormBase gene class chw;~Confirmed by transcript evidence), producing the protein MAKEEDEKCLKCIFVGNAAVGKTSMIVSYTTNVYPHNYVPTAFDNFSVVVLVDKKPIRLQLHDTAGQSSFDTLRPLCYTDADVFVIVYSVVDLQSFEDVSHHWYPEVTKRNPGTKLILVGTQADQRWQVRGNTVTQLRGKALADRLGAEFFECSALTQHNLKQMFDAAILAGLEGKKNREKRSNFYTKSSKIKERVARFITRTRNLI; encoded by the exons ATggcaaaagaagaagatgagaaATGTCTCAAAtgcatttttgttggaaatgcGGCAGTTGGAAAAACTTCGATGATAGTTAGCTACACGACAAATGTTTATCCACACAACTACGTGCCAACGGCATTTGATAATTTCTCAGTTGTTGTTCTAGTTGACAAGAAACCAATACGTCTACAGCTTCATGACACCGCTGGACAG TCCTCATTTGACACTCTTCGCCCGTTGTGCTACACAGATGCTGACGTCTTTGTCATTGTTTATTCAGTTGTTGATTTACAATCATTTGAAGATGTGTCACATCACTGGTATCCGGAAGTCACCAAGAGAAATCCGGGGACAAAAT taattctGGTGGGAACTCAAGCTGATCAGAGATGGCAAGTACGTGGGAATACTGTCACGCAGTTACGCGGAAAAGCTTTAGCAGACAGACTCGgagctgaattttttgaatgttcagCACTGACACAACACAATTTAAAACAG ATGTTTGACGCAGCAATTTTGGCCGGTCTCGAGGGAAAGAAGAATCGAGAGAAACGATCGAATTTTTACACAAAGTCATCGAAAATTAAGGAACGCGTGGCAAGATTCATCACACGTACTCGCAACCtcatttga
- the egl-9 gene encoding Hypoxia-inducible factor prolyl hydroxylase (Confirmed by transcript evidence) — translation MSSAPNDDCEIDKGTPSTASLFTTLMLSQPSSSTAVLQCTYCGSSCTSSQLQTCLFCGTVAYCSKEHQQLDWLTHKMICKSLQTSGMVPSNLMPQAAPAVMAPIPPTVSFDDPALTTSLLLSLQNNPILNQTISNFPPTFSITSKTEPEPSIPIQIPQRISSTSTVPFSSEGSAFKPYRNTHVFNSISSESMSSMCTSHEASLEHMSSASLAMFPTSSTAQSDISRLAQVLSLAGDSPASLALVTTSVPSTASTATIPPPATTTSSATSSGKSETITVGKEKIIQTDDPDIQIIETEGGSKPTVSRTRKRPTPSNSADPKINYKDHNKNVVYSTTLQEHQKHLQNRGLALSIHQAMVLRLRYIAEHVIRSLNEFGWAVVDNFLGSDHYKFTAKEIERLYERGLFSPGQLMEAKHKDEFHIKDIRSDHIYWYDGYDGRAKDAATVRLLISMIDSVIQHFKKRIDHDIGGRSRAMLAIYPGNGTRYVKHVDNPVKDGRCITTIYYCNENWDMATDGGTLRLYPETSMTPMDIDPRADRLVFFWSDRRNPHEVMPVFRHRFAITIWYMDKSERDKALAKGKESDAACASKKENDPTSSSLNSLIGSLLRPRKNPSTHDLSKLDLRLFPSTSSDPALVSAADEDRVDISADFQSTSSLAHPESTDSGVSLSTFNVAHNHMERTTSLQSISDHFRSERSHERRSSTSSDQDLDEGLPPPPSTNPEYYI, via the exons ATGAGCAGTGCCCCAAATGATGACTGTGAGATCGACAAGGGAACACCTTCTACCGCTTCACTTTTTACAACGCTG ATGCTCAGTCAACCATCTTCTTCTACAGCTGTTTTACAGTGTACATATTGTGGAAGCTCGTGCACATCTTCCCAATTGCAAACATGTTTATTCTGTGGAACAGTGGCTTATTGTTCCAAGGAGCACCAG CAACTCGATTGGCTAACACATAAAATGATATGCAAGTCACTTCAAACAAGTGGCATGGTGCCAAGTAATTTGATGCCTCAGGCAGCACCTGCTGTTATGGCTCCAATTCCACCTACTGTTTCGTTTGATGATCCTGCACTTACCACGTCACTTCTTCTATCTCTTCAAAATAATCCAATTCTGAATCaaactatttcaaattttccgccaacATTTTCGATCACATCGAAGACCGAACCAGAGCCATCGATTCCAATCCAAATTCCACAAAGGATATCATCAACAAGTACAGTACCGTTCAGTAGTGAAGGAAGTGCATTCAAACCATACAGAAATACGCATGTgtttaattcaatttcttctgaATCAATGTCTTCCATGTGCACATCACATGAAGCATCACTTGAACACATGTCATCAGCTTCCCTTGCAATGTTCCCAACAAGTAGTACTGCTCAAAGTGATATCAGTAGACTCG CTCAAGTTTTGAGTCTTGCTGGAGATTCACCAGCTTCGTTGGCTCTTGTCACAACTTCGGTACCGTCAACTGCTTCCACAGCAACTATTCCACCTCCAGCGACAACGACAAGTTCAGCTACAAGTTCAGGCAAAAGCGAGACAATAACTgttggaaaagaaaagataATTCAAACTGATGATCCGGATATTCAG ATCATCGAAACAGAAGGTGGATCAAAACCAACGGTATCCAGAACACGGAAACGACCAACTCCTTCTAACTCCGCTgacccaaaaattaattacaagGATCACAATAAGAATGTCGTTTACTCG ACAACCCTCCAAGAACATCAGAAGCATCTTCAGAATCGTGGTCTCGCACTAAGCATTCACCAAGCAATGGTTCTACGGTTAAGA TACATTGCCGAGCATGTGATCAGAAGCCTGAATGAGTTTGGATGGGCCGttgttgacaattttctggGCTCGGATCACTACAAATTTACCGCGAA agaaaTTGAGCGACTCTATGAACGGGGACTCTTCAGCCCTGGTCAGTTGATGGAAGCAAAACACAAAGACGAATTTCACATCAAAGATATTCGATCTGACCACATTTACTGGTATGATGGTTATGATGGACGTGCCAAGGATGCTGCAACTGTTCGTCTATTGATTTCAATGATTGATTCTGtaattcaacatttcaaaaaacgaattgATCATGATATTGGAGGACGTTCTCGTGCAATGCTTGCCATCTATCCTGGAAATGGAACTCGTTATGTGAAGCATGTAGATAATCCGGTAAAAGATGGAAGATGTATAACCACTATTTATTACTGTAATGAAAATTGGGATATGGCAACTGATGGTGGTACTCTCAGATTATATCCAGAGACTTCAATGACTCCAATGGATATTGATCCAAGGGCTGATCGTCTGGTATTCTTCTGGTCCGATCGTCGCAATCCTCATGAAGTCATGCCAGTCTTCCGTCATCGTTTCGCAATTACTATTTGGTATATGGATAAATCCGAAAGAGATAAGGCTTTGGCAAAAGGAAAAGAGTCAGATGCGGCATGTGCTTCAAAGAAAGAGAATGATCCAACAAGCTCTTCACTAAATTCCCTTATTGGATCACTTTTGAGACCACGGAAAAATCCAAGTACTCACgatttatcaaaacttgaCCTTCGACTCTTCCCGTCCACATCATCCGATCCAGCTCTGGTATCTGCAGCAGATGAAGATAgag TTGACATCTCTGCCGACTTTCAATCCACTTCAAGTCTGGCTCATCCGGAATCTACTGACTCGG gagtATCTCTCTCCACCTTCAATGTCGCTCATAATCACATGGAACGTACTACCAGTCTCCAGTCGATCTCCGATCATTTCCGTTCCGAAAGATCACACGAACGTCGCAGCTCAACAAGCAGCGATCAAGATCTAGACGAAGGGCTCCCACCACCTCCTTCCACAAACCCAGAGTATTACATCTGa
- the egl-9 gene encoding Hypoxia-inducible factor prolyl hydroxylase (Confirmed by transcript evidence) — protein MSSAPNDDCEIDKGTPSTASLFTTLMLSQPSSSTAVLQCTYCGSSCTSSQLQTCLFCGTVAYCSKEHQQLDWLTHKMICKSLQTSGMVPSNLMPQAAPAVMAPIPPTVSFDDPALTTSLLLSLQNNPILNQTISNFPPTFSITSKTEPEPSIPIQIPQRISSTSTVPFSSEGSAFKPYRNTHVFNSISSESMSSMCTSHEASLEHMSSASLAMFPTSSTAQSDISRLAQVLSLAGDSPASLALVTTSVPSTASTATIPPPATTTSSATSSGKSETITVGKEKIIQTDDPDIQIIETEGGSKPTVSRTRKRPTPSNSADPKINYKDHNKNVVYSTTLQEHQKHLQNRGLALSIHQAMVLRLRYIAEHVIRSLNEFGWAVVDNFLGSDHYKFTAKEIERLYERGLFSPGQLMEAKHKDEFHIKDIRSDHIYWYDGYDGRAKDAATVRLLISMIDSVIQHFKKRIDHDIGGRSRAMLAIYPGNGTRYVKHVDNPVKDGRCITTIYYCNENWDMATDGGTLRLYPETSMTPMDIDPRADRLVFFWSDRRNPHEVMPVFRHRFAITIWYMDKSERDKALAKGKESDAACASKKENDPTSSSLNSLIGSLLRPRKNPSTHDLSKLDLRLFPSTSSDPALVSAADEDRGVSLSTFNVAHNHMERTTSLQSISDHFRSERSHERRSSTSSDQDLDEGLPPPPSTNPEYYI, from the exons ATGAGCAGTGCCCCAAATGATGACTGTGAGATCGACAAGGGAACACCTTCTACCGCTTCACTTTTTACAACGCTG ATGCTCAGTCAACCATCTTCTTCTACAGCTGTTTTACAGTGTACATATTGTGGAAGCTCGTGCACATCTTCCCAATTGCAAACATGTTTATTCTGTGGAACAGTGGCTTATTGTTCCAAGGAGCACCAG CAACTCGATTGGCTAACACATAAAATGATATGCAAGTCACTTCAAACAAGTGGCATGGTGCCAAGTAATTTGATGCCTCAGGCAGCACCTGCTGTTATGGCTCCAATTCCACCTACTGTTTCGTTTGATGATCCTGCACTTACCACGTCACTTCTTCTATCTCTTCAAAATAATCCAATTCTGAATCaaactatttcaaattttccgccaacATTTTCGATCACATCGAAGACCGAACCAGAGCCATCGATTCCAATCCAAATTCCACAAAGGATATCATCAACAAGTACAGTACCGTTCAGTAGTGAAGGAAGTGCATTCAAACCATACAGAAATACGCATGTgtttaattcaatttcttctgaATCAATGTCTTCCATGTGCACATCACATGAAGCATCACTTGAACACATGTCATCAGCTTCCCTTGCAATGTTCCCAACAAGTAGTACTGCTCAAAGTGATATCAGTAGACTCG CTCAAGTTTTGAGTCTTGCTGGAGATTCACCAGCTTCGTTGGCTCTTGTCACAACTTCGGTACCGTCAACTGCTTCCACAGCAACTATTCCACCTCCAGCGACAACGACAAGTTCAGCTACAAGTTCAGGCAAAAGCGAGACAATAACTgttggaaaagaaaagataATTCAAACTGATGATCCGGATATTCAG ATCATCGAAACAGAAGGTGGATCAAAACCAACGGTATCCAGAACACGGAAACGACCAACTCCTTCTAACTCCGCTgacccaaaaattaattacaagGATCACAATAAGAATGTCGTTTACTCG ACAACCCTCCAAGAACATCAGAAGCATCTTCAGAATCGTGGTCTCGCACTAAGCATTCACCAAGCAATGGTTCTACGGTTAAGA TACATTGCCGAGCATGTGATCAGAAGCCTGAATGAGTTTGGATGGGCCGttgttgacaattttctggGCTCGGATCACTACAAATTTACCGCGAA agaaaTTGAGCGACTCTATGAACGGGGACTCTTCAGCCCTGGTCAGTTGATGGAAGCAAAACACAAAGACGAATTTCACATCAAAGATATTCGATCTGACCACATTTACTGGTATGATGGTTATGATGGACGTGCCAAGGATGCTGCAACTGTTCGTCTATTGATTTCAATGATTGATTCTGtaattcaacatttcaaaaaacgaattgATCATGATATTGGAGGACGTTCTCGTGCAATGCTTGCCATCTATCCTGGAAATGGAACTCGTTATGTGAAGCATGTAGATAATCCGGTAAAAGATGGAAGATGTATAACCACTATTTATTACTGTAATGAAAATTGGGATATGGCAACTGATGGTGGTACTCTCAGATTATATCCAGAGACTTCAATGACTCCAATGGATATTGATCCAAGGGCTGATCGTCTGGTATTCTTCTGGTCCGATCGTCGCAATCCTCATGAAGTCATGCCAGTCTTCCGTCATCGTTTCGCAATTACTATTTGGTATATGGATAAATCCGAAAGAGATAAGGCTTTGGCAAAAGGAAAAGAGTCAGATGCGGCATGTGCTTCAAAGAAAGAGAATGATCCAACAAGCTCTTCACTAAATTCCCTTATTGGATCACTTTTGAGACCACGGAAAAATCCAAGTACTCACgatttatcaaaacttgaCCTTCGACTCTTCCCGTCCACATCATCCGATCCAGCTCTGGTATCTGCAGCAGATGAAGATAgag gagtATCTCTCTCCACCTTCAATGTCGCTCATAATCACATGGAACGTACTACCAGTCTCCAGTCGATCTCCGATCATTTCCGTTCCGAAAGATCACACGAACGTCGCAGCTCAACAAGCAGCGATCAAGATCTAGACGAAGGGCTCCCACCACCTCCTTCCACAAACCCAGAGTATTACATCTGa
- the egl-9 gene encoding Hypoxia-inducible factor prolyl hydroxylase (Confirmed by transcript evidence), protein MSSAPNDDCEIDKGTPSTASLFTTLMLSQPSSSTAVLQCTYCGSSCTSSQLQTCLFCGTVAYCSKEHQQLDWLTHKMICKSLQTSGMVPSNLMPQAAPAVMAPIPPTVSFDDPALTTSLLLSLQNNPILNQTISNFPPTFSITSKTEPEPSIPIQIPQRISSTSTVPFSSEGSAFKPYRNTHVFNSISSESMSSMCTSHEASLEHMSSASLAMFPTSSTAQSDISRLAQVLSLAGDSPASLALVTTSVPSTASTATIPPPATTTSSATSSGKSETITVGKEKIIQTDDPDIQIIETEGGSKPTVSRTRKRPTPSNSADPKINYKDHNKNVVYSTTLQEHQKHLQNRGLALSIHQAMVLRLRRN, encoded by the exons ATGAGCAGTGCCCCAAATGATGACTGTGAGATCGACAAGGGAACACCTTCTACCGCTTCACTTTTTACAACGCTG ATGCTCAGTCAACCATCTTCTTCTACAGCTGTTTTACAGTGTACATATTGTGGAAGCTCGTGCACATCTTCCCAATTGCAAACATGTTTATTCTGTGGAACAGTGGCTTATTGTTCCAAGGAGCACCAG CAACTCGATTGGCTAACACATAAAATGATATGCAAGTCACTTCAAACAAGTGGCATGGTGCCAAGTAATTTGATGCCTCAGGCAGCACCTGCTGTTATGGCTCCAATTCCACCTACTGTTTCGTTTGATGATCCTGCACTTACCACGTCACTTCTTCTATCTCTTCAAAATAATCCAATTCTGAATCaaactatttcaaattttccgccaacATTTTCGATCACATCGAAGACCGAACCAGAGCCATCGATTCCAATCCAAATTCCACAAAGGATATCATCAACAAGTACAGTACCGTTCAGTAGTGAAGGAAGTGCATTCAAACCATACAGAAATACGCATGTgtttaattcaatttcttctgaATCAATGTCTTCCATGTGCACATCACATGAAGCATCACTTGAACACATGTCATCAGCTTCCCTTGCAATGTTCCCAACAAGTAGTACTGCTCAAAGTGATATCAGTAGACTCG CTCAAGTTTTGAGTCTTGCTGGAGATTCACCAGCTTCGTTGGCTCTTGTCACAACTTCGGTACCGTCAACTGCTTCCACAGCAACTATTCCACCTCCAGCGACAACGACAAGTTCAGCTACAAGTTCAGGCAAAAGCGAGACAATAACTgttggaaaagaaaagataATTCAAACTGATGATCCGGATATTCAG ATCATCGAAACAGAAGGTGGATCAAAACCAACGGTATCCAGAACACGGAAACGACCAACTCCTTCTAACTCCGCTgacccaaaaattaattacaagGATCACAATAAGAATGTCGTTTACTCG ACAACCCTCCAAGAACATCAGAAGCATCTTCAGAATCGTGGTCTCGCACTAAGCATTCACCAAGCAATGGTTCTACGGTTAAGA agaaaTTGA
- the egl-9 gene encoding Hypoxia-inducible factor prolyl hydroxylase (Confirmed by transcript evidence) has product MICKSLQTSGMVPSNLMPQAAPAVMAPIPPTVSFDDPALTTSLLLSLQNNPILNQTISNFPPTFSITSKTEPEPSIPIQIPQRISSTSTVPFSSEGSAFKPYRNTHVFNSISSESMSSMCTSHEASLEHMSSASLAMFPTSSTAQSDISRLAQVLSLAGDSPASLALVTTSVPSTASTATIPPPATTTSSATSSGKSETITVGKEKIIQTDDPDIQIIETEGGSKPTVSRTRKRPTPSNSADPKINYKDHNKNVVYSTTLQEHQKHLQNRGLALSIHQAMVLRLRYIAEHVIRSLNEFGWAVVDNFLGSDHYKFTAKEIERLYERGLFSPGQLMEAKHKDEFHIKDIRSDHIYWYDGYDGRAKDAATVRLLISMIDSVIQHFKKRIDHDIGGRSRAMLAIYPGNGTRYVKHVDNPVKDGRCITTIYYCNENWDMATDGGTLRLYPETSMTPMDIDPRADRLVFFWSDRRNPHEVMPVFRHRFAITIWYMDKSERDKALAKGKESDAACASKKENDPTSSSLNSLIGSLLRPRKNPSTHDLSKLDLRLFPSTSSDPALVSAADEDRVDISADFQSTSSLAHPESTDSGVSLSTFNVAHNHMERTTSLQSISDHFRSERSHERRSSTSSDQDLDEGLPPPPSTNPEYYI; this is encoded by the exons ATGATATGCAAGTCACTTCAAACAAGTGGCATGGTGCCAAGTAATTTGATGCCTCAGGCAGCACCTGCTGTTATGGCTCCAATTCCACCTACTGTTTCGTTTGATGATCCTGCACTTACCACGTCACTTCTTCTATCTCTTCAAAATAATCCAATTCTGAATCaaactatttcaaattttccgccaacATTTTCGATCACATCGAAGACCGAACCAGAGCCATCGATTCCAATCCAAATTCCACAAAGGATATCATCAACAAGTACAGTACCGTTCAGTAGTGAAGGAAGTGCATTCAAACCATACAGAAATACGCATGTgtttaattcaatttcttctgaATCAATGTCTTCCATGTGCACATCACATGAAGCATCACTTGAACACATGTCATCAGCTTCCCTTGCAATGTTCCCAACAAGTAGTACTGCTCAAAGTGATATCAGTAGACTCG CTCAAGTTTTGAGTCTTGCTGGAGATTCACCAGCTTCGTTGGCTCTTGTCACAACTTCGGTACCGTCAACTGCTTCCACAGCAACTATTCCACCTCCAGCGACAACGACAAGTTCAGCTACAAGTTCAGGCAAAAGCGAGACAATAACTgttggaaaagaaaagataATTCAAACTGATGATCCGGATATTCAG ATCATCGAAACAGAAGGTGGATCAAAACCAACGGTATCCAGAACACGGAAACGACCAACTCCTTCTAACTCCGCTgacccaaaaattaattacaagGATCACAATAAGAATGTCGTTTACTCG ACAACCCTCCAAGAACATCAGAAGCATCTTCAGAATCGTGGTCTCGCACTAAGCATTCACCAAGCAATGGTTCTACGGTTAAGA TACATTGCCGAGCATGTGATCAGAAGCCTGAATGAGTTTGGATGGGCCGttgttgacaattttctggGCTCGGATCACTACAAATTTACCGCGAA agaaaTTGAGCGACTCTATGAACGGGGACTCTTCAGCCCTGGTCAGTTGATGGAAGCAAAACACAAAGACGAATTTCACATCAAAGATATTCGATCTGACCACATTTACTGGTATGATGGTTATGATGGACGTGCCAAGGATGCTGCAACTGTTCGTCTATTGATTTCAATGATTGATTCTGtaattcaacatttcaaaaaacgaattgATCATGATATTGGAGGACGTTCTCGTGCAATGCTTGCCATCTATCCTGGAAATGGAACTCGTTATGTGAAGCATGTAGATAATCCGGTAAAAGATGGAAGATGTATAACCACTATTTATTACTGTAATGAAAATTGGGATATGGCAACTGATGGTGGTACTCTCAGATTATATCCAGAGACTTCAATGACTCCAATGGATATTGATCCAAGGGCTGATCGTCTGGTATTCTTCTGGTCCGATCGTCGCAATCCTCATGAAGTCATGCCAGTCTTCCGTCATCGTTTCGCAATTACTATTTGGTATATGGATAAATCCGAAAGAGATAAGGCTTTGGCAAAAGGAAAAGAGTCAGATGCGGCATGTGCTTCAAAGAAAGAGAATGATCCAACAAGCTCTTCACTAAATTCCCTTATTGGATCACTTTTGAGACCACGGAAAAATCCAAGTACTCACgatttatcaaaacttgaCCTTCGACTCTTCCCGTCCACATCATCCGATCCAGCTCTGGTATCTGCAGCAGATGAAGATAgag TTGACATCTCTGCCGACTTTCAATCCACTTCAAGTCTGGCTCATCCGGAATCTACTGACTCGG gagtATCTCTCTCCACCTTCAATGTCGCTCATAATCACATGGAACGTACTACCAGTCTCCAGTCGATCTCCGATCATTTCCGTTCCGAAAGATCACACGAACGTCGCAGCTCAACAAGCAGCGATCAAGATCTAGACGAAGGGCTCCCACCACCTCCTTCCACAAACCCAGAGTATTACATCTGa
- the egl-9 gene encoding Hypoxia-inducible factor prolyl hydroxylase (Partially confirmed by transcript evidence), with protein sequence MPLRTIVAPTSYGIPTPMPSQSRWKPYSKTMKPSIIETEGGSKPTVSRTRKRPTPSNSADPKINYKDHNKNVVYSTTLQEHQKHLQNRGLALSIHQAMVLRLRYIAEHVIRSLNEFGWAVVDNFLGSDHYKFTAKEIERLYERGLFSPGQLMEAKHKDEFHIKDIRSDHIYWYDGYDGRAKDAATVRLLISMIDSVIQHFKKRIDHDIGGRSRAMLAIYPGNGTRYVKHVDNPVKDGRCITTIYYCNENWDMATDGGTLRLYPETSMTPMDIDPRADRLVFFWSDRRNPHEVMPVFRHRFAITIWYMDKSERDKALAKGKESDAACASKKENDPTSSSLNSLIGSLLRPRKNPSTHDLSKLDLRLFPSTSSDPALVSAADEDRVDISADFQSTSSLAHPESTDSGVSLSTFNVAHNHMERTTSLQSISDHFRSERSHERRSSTSSDQDLDEGLPPPPSTNPEYYI encoded by the exons ATGCCATTGCGTACAATTGTGGCACCAACATCATACGGTATCCCCACACCAATGCCATCACAGAGTCGTTGGAAACCatattcaaaaactatgaaaccTTCG ATCATCGAAACAGAAGGTGGATCAAAACCAACGGTATCCAGAACACGGAAACGACCAACTCCTTCTAACTCCGCTgacccaaaaattaattacaagGATCACAATAAGAATGTCGTTTACTCG ACAACCCTCCAAGAACATCAGAAGCATCTTCAGAATCGTGGTCTCGCACTAAGCATTCACCAAGCAATGGTTCTACGGTTAAGA TACATTGCCGAGCATGTGATCAGAAGCCTGAATGAGTTTGGATGGGCCGttgttgacaattttctggGCTCGGATCACTACAAATTTACCGCGAA agaaaTTGAGCGACTCTATGAACGGGGACTCTTCAGCCCTGGTCAGTTGATGGAAGCAAAACACAAAGACGAATTTCACATCAAAGATATTCGATCTGACCACATTTACTGGTATGATGGTTATGATGGACGTGCCAAGGATGCTGCAACTGTTCGTCTATTGATTTCAATGATTGATTCTGtaattcaacatttcaaaaaacgaattgATCATGATATTGGAGGACGTTCTCGTGCAATGCTTGCCATCTATCCTGGAAATGGAACTCGTTATGTGAAGCATGTAGATAATCCGGTAAAAGATGGAAGATGTATAACCACTATTTATTACTGTAATGAAAATTGGGATATGGCAACTGATGGTGGTACTCTCAGATTATATCCAGAGACTTCAATGACTCCAATGGATATTGATCCAAGGGCTGATCGTCTGGTATTCTTCTGGTCCGATCGTCGCAATCCTCATGAAGTCATGCCAGTCTTCCGTCATCGTTTCGCAATTACTATTTGGTATATGGATAAATCCGAAAGAGATAAGGCTTTGGCAAAAGGAAAAGAGTCAGATGCGGCATGTGCTTCAAAGAAAGAGAATGATCCAACAAGCTCTTCACTAAATTCCCTTATTGGATCACTTTTGAGACCACGGAAAAATCCAAGTACTCACgatttatcaaaacttgaCCTTCGACTCTTCCCGTCCACATCATCCGATCCAGCTCTGGTATCTGCAGCAGATGAAGATAgag TTGACATCTCTGCCGACTTTCAATCCACTTCAAGTCTGGCTCATCCGGAATCTACTGACTCGG gagtATCTCTCTCCACCTTCAATGTCGCTCATAATCACATGGAACGTACTACCAGTCTCCAGTCGATCTCCGATCATTTCCGTTCCGAAAGATCACACGAACGTCGCAGCTCAACAAGCAGCGATCAAGATCTAGACGAAGGGCTCCCACCACCTCCTTCCACAAACCCAGAGTATTACATCTGa